One Methylobacterium oryzae DNA window includes the following coding sequences:
- a CDS encoding ABC transporter substrate-binding protein, with product MKRRTLLTGAGALMAGALARPALVRAASATTLRFVPYADLALLDPIITTNYVTRTHALMVFDTLYSLDTAYRAQPQMVAGHEVASDGLTWRLTLRDGLRFHDGTPVLGRDVVASLKRWAQRDAYGGALFATVDELSAPSDTVVQFRLKRPFPLLPDALAKPTSYVPVIMPERLSATPATQPVPEIVGSGPFRFVPEERVPGSLNVYRRFEAYRPRPDGTPSFTAGPRIAHFDRVEWRTIPDGATAAGALRSGEIDWWEQPLVDLVPDLNRQPAVRVDLVETAGLIGQIRLNHTLPPFDNPAISHALLAAVDQTEMMDAVAGSDPAIRRGPVGIFTAGGPMASSAGMEALTAPRDLAAAKRALAAAGYKGERVVLLSGTDVPRINAICEVMADACRKIGMNLDVVATDWGTVNQRILNAKPLDQGGWSMFGIFSGGLDHLSPAYHLAARGNGRAGVPSWLTDARLEELRGAWFDAPDLDAQKALAARIQARALEVGAYLPCGQYFQPTAYRRDLEGMLTGLPLFWNLRRSA from the coding sequence ATGAAGCGACGTACCCTGCTGACCGGCGCCGGAGCCCTGATGGCCGGGGCTCTCGCCCGGCCGGCCCTGGTCCGAGCGGCCTCCGCGACGACCCTGCGGTTCGTCCCCTACGCGGACCTCGCGCTCCTCGACCCGATCATCACCACCAATTACGTCACGCGCACCCACGCGCTGATGGTGTTCGACACGCTCTACAGCCTCGACACCGCCTACCGCGCTCAGCCGCAGATGGTGGCGGGCCACGAGGTCGCGTCCGACGGCCTCACGTGGCGCCTGACCCTGCGGGACGGCCTGCGCTTCCACGACGGGACGCCCGTCCTCGGCCGCGACGTGGTGGCGAGCCTGAAGCGCTGGGCGCAGCGCGATGCCTATGGCGGGGCCCTGTTCGCGACGGTGGACGAACTCTCGGCCCCCTCCGACACGGTGGTGCAGTTCCGCCTGAAGCGGCCCTTCCCGCTCCTGCCGGACGCCCTGGCCAAGCCGACCTCCTACGTCCCGGTGATCATGCCGGAGCGCCTGAGCGCGACGCCCGCGACGCAGCCGGTGCCGGAGATCGTCGGCAGCGGCCCGTTCCGCTTCGTCCCCGAGGAGCGGGTCCCGGGCTCACTCAACGTCTACCGCCGGTTCGAGGCCTATCGACCGCGCCCCGACGGCACGCCGAGCTTCACGGCGGGACCGCGGATCGCGCATTTCGACCGCGTCGAGTGGCGCACGATCCCCGACGGCGCGACCGCGGCCGGCGCCCTGCGCTCGGGCGAGATCGACTGGTGGGAGCAGCCCCTCGTCGATCTCGTGCCGGACCTGAACCGCCAGCCCGCCGTGCGGGTGGATCTGGTGGAAACCGCCGGGCTGATCGGCCAGATCCGCCTCAACCACACCCTGCCGCCCTTCGACAATCCCGCGATCAGCCATGCGCTGCTCGCGGCCGTCGACCAGACCGAGATGATGGACGCCGTCGCCGGCAGCGACCCGGCGATCCGGCGCGGGCCCGTCGGCATCTTCACGGCCGGCGGGCCGATGGCGTCCTCGGCCGGCATGGAGGCGCTGACCGCCCCCCGCGACCTCGCCGCCGCGAAGCGGGCGCTGGCGGCGGCGGGCTACAAGGGCGAGCGCGTCGTGCTGCTCTCCGGGACCGACGTGCCGCGGATCAACGCGATCTGCGAGGTGATGGCCGATGCCTGCCGCAAGATCGGGATGAACCTCGACGTCGTCGCCACCGACTGGGGGACGGTCAACCAGCGGATCCTGAACGCCAAGCCCCTGGACCAGGGTGGCTGGTCGATGTTCGGCATCTTCTCCGGCGGGCTCGACCACCTCTCGCCGGCCTACCATCTGGCCGCCCGCGGGAACGGCCGGGCCGGCGTGCCGAGCTGGCTGACCGACGCGCGCCTGGAGGAGCTGCGCGGCGCGTGGTTCGACGCGCCGGACCTCGACGCCCAGAAGGCCCTGGCGGCGCGGATCCAGGCGCGGGCCCTGGAGGTCGGCGCCTACCTGCCCTGCGGCCAGTATTTCCAGCCGACCGCCTACCGGCGCGACCTCGAAGGCATGCTGACCGGGCTGCCGCTGTTCTGGAACCTGCGCCGGTCGGCCTGA
- the putA gene encoding trifunctional transcriptional regulator/proline dehydrogenase/L-glutamate gamma-semialdehyde dehydrogenase, whose amino-acid sequence MSGSGVVDEAAVAASGPFGAFAGGLPDLSPLRRAVIAACRRPERDCVLPLLEEARLPPEAARRVAEDARRLVETLRRQGTRGGVEGLIQEYALSSQEGVALMCLAEALLRIPDAATRDALIRDKIAGGDWAAHLGHSPSPFVNAATWGLLVTGKLAATRDEAGLSAALTRLIARGGEPVIRTGVDLAMRMMGEQFVAGRTIAEALRHAARLEAKGFTYSYDMLGEAAVTAEDAERYRRAYADAIAAIGAASAGRGVLRGPGISIKLSALHPRYARAQRDRVLAELYPRVRDLARLAEGHGIGLNIDAEEADRLDLSLDILERLAAEPDLAGWDGLGFVVQAYGKRCPFVIDVLIDLARRCRRRLMVRLVKGAYWDSEIKRAQVDGLADFPVFTRKVHTDVSYLACARRLLAAPDAVFPQFATHNAQTLASIVEMAGPDFRLGQYEFQCLHGMGEPLYEAVVAGEILQRPCRIYAPVGTHETLLAYLVRRLLENGANTSFVNRVADKAVPVADLIADPVVAVEAAPDPGAPHPRIAAPRALYGPARANAAGLDLADEAALAQLSDGLAASGRTAWRAAPSGADDAAADEPVHNPADRRDIVGLYRAATAETVAVAVARAQAGAAGWAATPATARAACLRRAADALEAQMPPLIGLVVREAGKTCASAVAEIREAVDFLRYAAAEAERTLGDAHAPLGPVTCIAPWNFPLAIFVGQVAAALAAGNTVLAKPAEETPLIAAAAVRALHAAGIPVEALHLLPGDGRVGAALVEDPRVQGVMFTGSTAVAKGIQRALAERLNRFGEPVPFVAETGGQNALVVDSSALAEQVVADVIASAFDSAGQRCSALRILCLQEEIADRLLHMLKGALRELRVGDPRALPVDVGPVITAEAADRVVGHVARMRARGFPVEQFPLPPEAGAGTFVPPTLIEIGAVADVEQEVFGPVLHVLRYRRDGLDALLAAIDATGYGLTFGLHSRIDETIDRVLDRVRAGNRYVNRNIIGAVVGVQPFGGSGLSGTGPKAGGPLALGRLLRRAPAAARDGLAADDSALRPYTAWLRSRHRHDLADRLESVRYPSRAAIALAGPVGERNLYALRPRGRVAAVAATETALLLQLGAILGTGNAAVVIGPDGRDPVLDGLPEACAARVARAPDLDRAGAIAGVLFAGDADDLLALNRAVAAREGAILPIQARCPEALAAGDLYDPAGLVEEVTTTINTAAAGGNASLMSVG is encoded by the coding sequence ATGTCTGGATCCGGCGTTGTCGACGAGGCGGCCGTCGCGGCGAGCGGGCCTTTCGGCGCGTTCGCCGGCGGCCTGCCGGACCTGTCGCCCCTGCGGCGGGCGGTGATCGCGGCCTGCCGGCGGCCCGAGCGGGACTGCGTGCTCCCGCTCCTCGAAGAAGCGCGCCTGCCGCCCGAAGCGGCTCGGCGCGTCGCCGAGGACGCGCGTCGCCTCGTCGAGACCCTGCGGCGCCAGGGCACCCGCGGCGGCGTCGAGGGGCTGATCCAAGAGTACGCGCTGTCCAGCCAGGAAGGCGTGGCGCTGATGTGCCTCGCCGAGGCGCTGCTGCGCATCCCCGACGCGGCGACGCGGGACGCGCTGATCCGCGACAAGATCGCCGGCGGCGACTGGGCCGCCCATCTCGGGCACAGCCCGTCGCCCTTCGTCAACGCGGCGACCTGGGGCCTGCTCGTGACCGGCAAGCTGGCGGCGACCCGGGACGAGGCCGGCCTGTCGGCCGCGCTCACCCGGCTGATCGCCCGCGGCGGCGAGCCCGTGATCCGGACCGGCGTCGATCTCGCCATGCGGATGATGGGCGAGCAGTTCGTGGCGGGGCGAACCATCGCCGAGGCCCTGCGGCACGCGGCGCGGCTCGAGGCGAAGGGCTTCACCTACTCGTACGACATGCTCGGCGAGGCCGCCGTGACCGCCGAGGACGCCGAGCGCTACCGGCGCGCCTACGCGGACGCGATCGCGGCGATCGGCGCGGCCTCTGCCGGGCGCGGCGTGCTCCGCGGCCCTGGAATCTCGATCAAGCTGTCGGCGCTCCATCCCCGCTACGCCCGCGCGCAGCGCGACCGGGTCCTGGCCGAACTCTATCCCCGCGTGCGGGACCTCGCCCGCCTCGCCGAGGGGCACGGCATCGGTCTCAACATCGACGCCGAGGAGGCCGACCGCCTCGACCTGTCGCTCGACATCCTGGAGCGTCTCGCCGCCGAGCCCGATCTCGCCGGCTGGGACGGGCTCGGCTTCGTGGTCCAGGCCTACGGCAAGCGCTGCCCGTTCGTTATCGACGTGCTGATCGACCTCGCGCGGCGGTGCCGCCGGCGGCTGATGGTGCGCCTCGTGAAGGGCGCCTACTGGGACAGCGAGATCAAGCGGGCGCAGGTCGACGGTCTGGCGGATTTCCCGGTCTTCACCCGGAAGGTCCACACCGACGTCTCGTACCTCGCCTGCGCGCGCCGGCTGCTCGCGGCGCCCGACGCGGTCTTCCCGCAATTCGCCACCCACAACGCCCAGACCCTCGCGAGCATCGTCGAGATGGCCGGCCCGGATTTCCGGCTCGGCCAGTACGAGTTCCAGTGCCTGCACGGCATGGGCGAGCCGCTCTACGAGGCGGTCGTCGCCGGCGAGATCCTGCAGCGGCCCTGCCGCATCTACGCGCCCGTGGGCACCCACGAGACCCTGCTCGCCTACCTGGTGCGGCGCCTCCTGGAGAACGGGGCCAACACGTCCTTCGTCAACCGGGTCGCCGACAAGGCCGTGCCGGTGGCGGATCTGATCGCCGACCCCGTCGTCGCCGTCGAGGCCGCGCCGGATCCCGGCGCGCCGCATCCGCGGATCGCGGCCCCCCGGGCGCTCTACGGCCCGGCCCGCGCCAACGCGGCCGGGCTCGACCTCGCCGACGAGGCGGCCCTCGCCCAGCTGTCGGACGGGTTGGCGGCGAGCGGCCGCACCGCGTGGCGGGCGGCACCCTCGGGCGCGGACGACGCGGCGGCCGACGAACCCGTCCACAATCCCGCCGACCGCCGGGACATCGTCGGCTTATACCGGGCGGCGACGGCCGAGACCGTGGCGGTCGCCGTGGCGCGCGCGCAGGCGGGCGCGGCCGGCTGGGCGGCGACGCCGGCGACCGCGCGCGCCGCCTGCCTGCGGCGGGCCGCCGACGCCCTCGAGGCGCAGATGCCGCCGCTGATCGGGCTCGTCGTGCGGGAGGCGGGCAAGACCTGCGCGAGCGCCGTCGCGGAGATCCGCGAGGCGGTCGACTTCCTCCGCTACGCCGCCGCCGAGGCCGAGCGGACCCTCGGGGACGCGCACGCGCCGCTCGGTCCGGTCACCTGCATCGCGCCGTGGAATTTTCCGCTGGCGATCTTCGTCGGTCAGGTCGCGGCCGCCCTGGCGGCGGGCAACACGGTCCTGGCGAAACCCGCCGAGGAGACCCCGCTGATCGCGGCCGCTGCCGTCCGCGCGCTGCACGCGGCCGGGATTCCCGTCGAGGCGCTGCACCTCCTGCCGGGCGACGGCCGTGTCGGCGCCGCCCTGGTCGAGGATCCGCGCGTGCAGGGCGTGATGTTCACCGGATCGACGGCGGTGGCCAAGGGCATCCAGCGGGCTCTGGCGGAGCGGCTGAACCGTTTCGGCGAGCCGGTGCCGTTCGTGGCCGAGACCGGCGGCCAGAACGCCCTCGTGGTCGATTCCTCCGCGCTCGCCGAGCAGGTGGTGGCGGATGTCATCGCCTCGGCCTTCGATTCCGCCGGGCAGCGCTGCTCGGCGCTCCGCATCCTGTGCCTGCAGGAGGAGATCGCCGACCGGTTGCTGCACATGCTGAAGGGCGCCCTGCGCGAGCTGCGGGTGGGCGACCCGCGGGCCCTGCCCGTCGATGTCGGGCCGGTCATCACCGCCGAGGCCGCCGACCGGGTCGTCGGACACGTGGCGCGGATGCGCGCGCGGGGCTTCCCGGTGGAGCAGTTTCCCCTGCCGCCCGAGGCCGGCGCCGGGACCTTCGTGCCGCCGACCCTGATCGAGATCGGGGCCGTCGCCGATGTCGAGCAGGAGGTGTTCGGGCCGGTGCTGCACGTGCTGCGCTACCGCCGCGACGGCCTCGACGCGCTCCTCGCGGCGATCGACGCGACCGGCTACGGGCTCACCTTCGGGCTGCACAGCCGCATCGACGAGACCATCGACCGCGTCCTCGACCGCGTGCGGGCCGGCAACCGCTACGTCAATCGCAACATCATCGGCGCGGTTGTCGGCGTGCAGCCCTTCGGCGGCTCCGGGCTGTCGGGGACGGGCCCGAAGGCCGGCGGCCCGCTGGCCCTCGGCCGCCTGCTGCGACGCGCACCCGCCGCCGCCCGCGACGGGCTGGCCGCCGACGATTCGGCACTGCGTCCCTACACGGCGTGGCTGCGCTCGCGGCACCGGCACGACCTCGCGGACAGGCTCGAATCCGTCCGCTATCCCAGCCGCGCCGCGATCGCGCTGGCCGGTCCCGTCGGAGAGCGCAACCTCTACGCGCTGCGTCCCCGCGGGCGCGTCGCGGCTGTGGCGGCGACCGAGACGGCGCTCCTGCTCCAGCTCGGCGCGATCCTCGGCACGGGCAACGCGGCCGTCGTCATCGGGCCGGACGGGCGCGATCCGGTCCTGGACGGTCTGCCGGAAGCGTGCGCGGCGCGGGTTGCCCGGGCGCCGGACCTCGACCGCGCGGGCGCGATCGCCGGGGTCCTGTTCGCGGGCGACGCCGACGACCTGCTGGCCCTGAACAGGGCCGTCGCGGCCCGCGAGGGCGCGATCCTGCCGATCCAGGCCCGCTGCCCGGAGGCGCTGGCGGCCGGCGACCTCTACGATCCGGCCGGCCTGGTGGAGGAGGTCACCACCACGATCAACACCGCGGCGGCCGGCGGCAATGCCAGCCTGATGAGCGTCGGGTGA